A section of the Babylonia areolata isolate BAREFJ2019XMU chromosome 31, ASM4173473v1, whole genome shotgun sequence genome encodes:
- the LOC143275815 gene encoding uncharacterized protein LOC143275815, which translates to MIHQNIHQIIHQNIHLHTHLIIHFNLYYPPDHPPNIHLHTHQITHQIIHQNFHLHTHQNIQQIIPLHTHQNIHLHTHKKIHQNIIHQNFHLHTHQIIHQNFHLHTLQIIHQNINLHTHQNIQQIIPLHTHQNTHQNIHLHTHQIIHQNIHLHTHQIIHQNIHLHTHQIIHQNIHLHTHQIIHQNIHLHTHQIIHQNIHLHTHQIIHQNIHLHTHQIIHQNIHLHTHQIIHQNIHLHTYQIVHQDTHQIIHQNIHQKPLLPHQNTVAQDEKDDAVRKLTVSCRMNKTLPGHDEVMKIEPKNQHPHTGLWASPGACSS; encoded by the exons ATGATCCACCAGAACATCCACCAGATCATCCACCAGAACatccacctgcacacccaccTGATCATCCACTTCAATCTAT ATTATCCACCAGATCATCCACCT aacatccacctgcacacccaccagaTCACTCACCAGATCATCCACCAGAACTtccacctgcacacccaccagaACATTCAGCAGATTATCCCCCTGCACACCCATCAGAACATCCACCTGCACACCCACAAGAAAATCCATCAGAAC ATCATCCACCAGAACTtccacctgcacacccaccagaTCATCCACCAGAACTTCCACCTGCACACCCTCCAGATCATCCACCAGAACATCAACCTGCACACCCACCAGAACATTCAGCAGATTATCCCCCTGCACACCCACCAGAACACCCATCAGAACatccacctgcacacccaccagatcatccaccagaacatccacctgcacacccaccagatcatccaccagaacatccacctgcacacccaccagatcatccaccagaacatccacctgcacacccaccagaTCATCCATCAGAACatccacctgcacacccaccagatcatccaccagaacatccacctgcacacccaccagatcatccaccagaacatccacctgcacacccaccagatcatccaccagaacatccacctgcacacccaccagaTCATCCATCAGAACATCCACCTGCACACCTACCAGATCGTCCACCAGGACACCCACCAGATCATCCACCAGAACATCCACCAGAAGCCTCTCCTCCCACACCAGAACACAGTTGCACAG GATGAAAAGGACGATGCTGTGAGGAAACTGACCGTCTCCTGCCGAATGAACAAAACCCTCCCAGGTCATGATGAAGTGATGAAGATAGAGCCAAAGAACCAACATCCACACACTGGACTGTGGGCCTCACCAGGTGCATGCAGCAGCTGA
- the LOC143275816 gene encoding cilia- and flagella-associated protein 77-like codes for MSSRYVPLGPFTNTATGDLGEKRDTMLVNQLLLRDKVGQHFERGICLPGKGHNYGLPNEVRFYTAVDALRAWPDTRKTTKDKPDKKKRLGRNFMALNRAAVSAGMVTAPENYDYRTTHDIRLKHAPDILHQTTKFPPGMAFGLPPRPSTPMFDLLEHKYQDKWIEKMYIARKADEAKHSRKKVSNYETRTNLLRTYQNPVDPVPLWQMPRFASNAKPHLQTFRSSRDRENAKTHFELDSVSRKGVFGQGVYEKAQN; via the exons ATGAGTTCCAGATACGTTCCTTTGGGCCCGTTTACCAACACGGCGACGGGggatttgggggaaaaaagggatACAATGCTGGTCAATCAACTTCTGTTGAGG GATAAAGTAGGTCAGCATTTTGAGAGAGGGATTTGCTTGCCTGGGAAAGGACACAACTATGGTCTGCCCAACGAGGTACGATTCTACACAGCAGTAGATG CACTACGTGCGTGGCCAGACACTCGGAAAACCACCAAGGACAAACCAGACAAGAAGAAACGGCTCGGCCGCAACTTCATGGCCCTCAATCGTGCGGCCGTGTCGGCTGGCATGGTGACGGCCCCAGAGAACTATGACTACCGTACCACCCATGACATCCGTCTGAAACACGCTCCCGACATCCTGCACCAGACCACAAAATTTCCGCCAGGTATGGCGTTTGGTTTGCCTCCCAG GCCATCGACTCCCATGTTTGACTTACTGGAGCACAAGTACCAGGACAAGTGGATTGAAAAGATGTACATCGCGAGAAAGGCCGATGAGGCCAAACACAGCAGG aaaaaggtatcaAATTACGAAACTAGAACCAACCTCCTGAGGACGTACCAGAATCCAGTGGATCCAGTACCTCTCTGGCAGATGCCACGCTTCGCAAGCAAT GCCAAGCCTCACCTGCAGACTTTCCGCTCgtcgagggacagagagaacgcCAAGACGCACTTTGAGCTCGACAGCGTCAGCAGGAAGGGTGTGTTTGGACAGGGCGTGTATGAGAAAGCCCAAAACTGa